In a single window of the Nicotiana tomentosiformis chromosome 8, ASM39032v3, whole genome shotgun sequence genome:
- the LOC138897377 gene encoding uncharacterized protein gives MEGVELASYHLKGVAYSWFELWEESREKGSLPARWDEFTYAFMYRFLPVKSKATRVAEFESLKQGSINVWEYHMEFARLSKYAIHMLLTMEARVRWFVQGLSPLDINEAFTAALNSDMNYGKMVAFSQATETRKLKNRMERQSNSKPGPRATWVVVGRHSGEGRQDHLNHSLSLR, from the coding sequence atggagggagtggagttggcctcctaccacctgaaaggggtggcctattcttggtttgagttgtgggaggaatctcgTGAGAAGGGAAGCCTTCCGGCAAGGTGGGATGAGTTCACATATGCCTTTATGTATCGTTTCTTGCCTGTCAAATCTAAGGCAACCCGTgtcgctgagtttgaaagcctgaagcagggtagtataaatgtgtgggagtaccatatggagtttgcgcgcctgtccaagtatgctattcacatgttgctcactatggaggctagagtgcgttggtttgtacagggccttagccccttggatATTAATGAGGCCTTTACAGCTGCCTtaaattccgatatgaactatggtaagatggtggcattttctcaagccacagagacccgtaaattgaagaatagaatggagcgtcagagtaaCAGCAAGCCCGGTCCGCGAGCAACTtgggtggtggtaggtcggcattcaggggagggtcgtcAGGACCATCTCAATCATTCGCTCAGTCTTCGATga